One window from the genome of Flavobacteriales bacterium encodes:
- a CDS encoding protein tyrosine phosphatase-like domain-containing protein: MKRIWLIGFNIITLIAWLLYLIHAALHGLEFNQQSLILLSIAQGLAVFEIMNAIIGIAGANWLLTAAQVFSRLLIVFIINWIPAEVLTERGILSGFAIVTIAWSVTEIVRALYYLTDLYKKEIPAITFSRYTFFIFLYPLGVTGEFLVMYSFWEWRAFELNIINLALAGVALSYFVFFPKLYGHMWKQRKKKLS, from the coding sequence ATGAAACGGATCTGGCTTATCGGGTTCAACATCATCACATTAATTGCATGGCTGCTATATCTCATTCATGCAGCGCTGCACGGACTTGAGTTCAATCAACAAAGCCTGATCTTGTTGAGCATTGCTCAAGGTTTGGCTGTTTTCGAGATCATGAACGCCATCATTGGTATTGCAGGCGCCAATTGGCTTCTTACTGCCGCACAGGTCTTTTCGCGGCTACTCATCGTGTTCATCATCAACTGGATTCCTGCCGAAGTGCTTACAGAACGTGGCATCCTTTCTGGCTTTGCCATTGTCACCATTGCATGGAGTGTGACTGAAATAGTAAGAGCGTTATATTACCTCACGGATCTTTACAAAAAGGAGATTCCGGCCATTACATTTTCACGCTACACTTTCTTCATCTTTCTATATCCATTAGGAGTTACAGGCGAGTTTTTGGTGATGTACAGCTTTTGGGAATGGCGTGCATTCGAACTCAATATCATCAATTTGGCTTTGGCCGGTGTGGCGCTCTCCTACTTCGTTTTCTTCCCAAAACTGTATGGCCACATGTGGAAACAACGGAAAAAGAAACTTAGCTGA
- a CDS encoding sulfite exporter TauE/SafE family protein, whose amino-acid sequence MEFVVIALVAAFASLLTFFSGFGLGTILTPAFMLFFPIEVAIALTGIVHLLNNLFKMGLVGLKANWGVVLRFGVPAILGAIGGASLLLRFSVSEPIFEYQLFNHPFQVFTLKLVVAALMAFFAIFEIVPKLKNLEFGKDKLILGGIISGFFGGLSGHQGALRSAFLIRYGLGKEVFIATGIVIASFIDITRLGLYFYRMKEIDVASNFPILLTAVLSAFLGAYFGQKLLKKVTLDFVQITVAVMILLLSFLLALGII is encoded by the coding sequence ATGGAATTTGTAGTTATCGCGCTGGTTGCAGCCTTTGCTTCGCTGCTTACATTCTTCTCCGGTTTCGGACTTGGAACGATTCTCACGCCAGCCTTCATGCTCTTTTTCCCGATTGAAGTGGCCATTGCCCTCACCGGAATTGTGCATTTGCTGAACAACCTCTTCAAGATGGGATTGGTAGGATTGAAAGCCAACTGGGGAGTCGTGCTCCGATTTGGAGTTCCTGCCATTCTAGGCGCCATCGGAGGTGCCTCGCTCCTACTTCGGTTTTCCGTCAGCGAACCCATATTCGAGTATCAATTGTTCAACCATCCATTTCAGGTTTTCACCTTGAAACTGGTGGTTGCAGCGCTGATGGCCTTCTTCGCCATCTTCGAAATTGTTCCAAAACTGAAGAACCTGGAATTCGGTAAGGACAAGCTCATTCTTGGTGGTATCATCAGCGGGTTCTTCGGTGGATTGAGCGGACATCAAGGCGCCTTGCGCAGTGCATTCCTTATCCGTTATGGACTTGGGAAGGAGGTTTTTATTGCCACTGGAATCGTGATTGCCAGCTTTATAGACATTACCCGATTGGGGCTTTACTTCTATCGGATGAAAGAGATTGATGTTGCCAGCAACTTTCCGATTCTGTTGACTGCTGTACTTTCTGCCTTTTTGGGAGCATACTTCGGTCAGAAACTGCTGAAGAAAGTAACGCTCGATTTTGTGCAGATAACTGTGGCAGTGATGATCCTCCTGCTTTCCTTTTTGCTCGCTTTGGGTATTATTTGA